The genomic DNA TTCCCGTCATCCAGCTGATCGCCGCGTTTGACGAAGTCTCCGTGACGCACACGAAGTTGTTTTCCGATCGGAATCGTTACTTTGACTTTGTCCAAATCTTCGCTATCCGGAACGATATAGAGAACCCGTTTTTCTTTTACGATTTCTCCATTGTCTTCGATCTTACCGTCCATTTCCGCGAGAGTGGTTGCGTCTTTCGGACGACGAGCTTCGAAGAGTTCGTCCACGCGAGGCAGACCACCGGTAATATCCCGGGTTTTTTCCGCAACGGTAGGAATCTTGAACAGAATATCTCCCGCCTTAACCTTATCTCCGTTTTGCACCGAAAGAATCGCATCCACGGGGACGAGATATTCTTCCCGGGTTCCTCCGGAAGAAACGACAACGCGTGGAACTAGTTTATCCCTACGTTGCTCGATAACTTTATAATTTACGTTAGAAGTTTTAACGTCCTCGTCTCGGCGTACGTTCTTACCTACTTCCAGATCCACCCATTGAGCGGTTCCTTCTATCTCGGTGACTCCGATTTCGTTATACGGGTCGAACTCCGCTAGAGCTTGGTTTGCTTCCGTTATATCGGTGGACTTAACATTCAAAGTCGTTCCGGTCTTCACTGGGACGACTGCTTCTTCTCCGAGAATTCTAAATAAACCGTTCTCGATTTTTATCGTTCCCGGTGCGTCCGAAGTAACATTCTCTCCGGAAGCGAGAGTCGCAACGAGCTCTCCCTTATCCACTTTTTGTCCGTCTTCCACTCTTAGGTTGGTCAGATCGGAAGCCTTGAATTGTTGGATCAATCTTTGTACCACGATGGATCCGCGGCGAGTAAAGATAATTCCTCGATCCAGCGTAGATAAAGTCCGTCCGTTGATCGCATTTACGATCGCGCGGTACCCGACTTTATGCTCCTTCTCTTGGACCTTAGCGGAAGCCGCTCCACCAATGTGGAAGGTCCGCATGGTAAGCTGGGTTCCCGGCTGACCGATAGATTGAGCGGCGATGGTTCCGACTGCCTCTCCGATTTCTGCCGGAGTCAAACGAGCCATGTCCATACCGTAACATTTGATGCAGATTCCCCATCGAGCTTCGCAAGTTAGAGGAGAGCGAACCTTGATTTTTTCATAACCTAGGTTCTCCAGCTTCTGACCGACTTCTCTCGTAATCAGGGTGCTTTTCGGATATACGATGTCCTCGGAGACGGGATCGACGATATTCTCGGCGGTGTAGCGGCCGAAGACGCGATCGCTGAGAGAAACGATAACGTTTTCTCCTTCCTTTACCGTTCCTAACGTGATGCATTCTTCGGTTTGACAATCGTCTTCTGCGACAATCACGTCTTGGGAAATATCCACTAAGCGGCGAGTGAGGTAACCTGCATCGGCGGTTTTCAGAGCCGTATCCGCAAGTCCCTTACGGGCACCGTGAGTGGAAATGAAGAATTCGAGAACGCTCAATCCTTCTCGGAAGTTGGAACGAATTGCGAGCTCGATGATTTCTCCGGAAGGTTTCGCCATCAATCCGCGCATTCCGGCCAACTGACGGATCTGCTGTTTAGATCCGCGGGCTCCCGATGCCGCCATGATGAATACCGGATTATATCCGCCTTTGTCTTTCTCCAACTCTTTGAACATGGAATCGGTGATGAGGTCGTTGGTTTTAGTCCAGATCTCGATCACTTTTTTCTTACGCTCTTCGTTGGTGATGATACCTTTGCGGTATTCACCGTCTGCGCGCTCGACTTCCTTATTGGCATCGCCGACCAGAGTAACTTTACCCGGAGATACGCGAATGTCTTCGATGGAAATCGTCGGGCTGAAAATAGTAGCGTAACGATATCCTAATTTCTTAATATCGTCGAGCATAAGAACCGTCTGCGCCGGTCCGTATTTCTCGTACACTTCGGCGATAATTCTGTTCGTTTCCTTATCGGAAAGAGCACGGTTTACGTACGGATATCCTTCGGGAAGAACCGTATTGAAGATCAATCTTCCCGGAGTAGTCTCCAGGATCTTTCCTTGGTGAAGAACCGATATTTTCGTTCTATATTCGATCACTCCTCGATCGATAGCGTAAGTCACCTCTTCCAAGTTGGCAAACGACTTGAGAGGAACTCCCGCTTCCGAAGGAAGCTCCGAAGTTAGATAATAAATTCCTAATACGATATCCTGAGTAGGTCCGCAGATCGGGTGTCCGTTAGCGGGGTTTAGGATATTGTGAGGGGAAAGCATAAGCATCCACACTTCCAACTGAGCTTTCGGCGTCAGCGGAACGTGAATTGCCATTTGGTCTCCGTCAAAGTCCGCGTTGAACGCGTGACAGACGAGAGGATGCAATTTGATCGCTTTTCCTTCCACTAAGATCGGTAAGAAAGCCTGGATTCCGAGACGGTGAAGAGTCGGAGCACGGTTCAACATGACCGGATGCTCTTTTACGACGGTTTCGAGAACGTCGAAAACTTCCTTCTCTTCGGCTTCGACTTTCTTCTTAGCCGACTTGATGTTAGGGGCTAAGTCGAGATCCACGAGTCGTTTCATAATGAAAGGCTTGAAGAGCTCGAGAGCCATTTTCTTAGGAAGACCCATTTCATGGTATTTCAATTCCGG from Leptospira fainei serovar Hurstbridge str. BUT 6 includes the following:
- the rpoC gene encoding DNA-directed RNA polymerase subunit beta', which gives rise to MRSNNDFESITIRLASPERIKEWSYGEVKKPETINYRTLKPERDGLFCEKIFGTTKDWECYCGKFKSIRYKGVVCDKCGVEVTHSKVRRERMGHIELAAPVSHIWYYRSVPSRMGLLLDMTINQLKSVLYFEKYVIIDPADTGRNRGELIDEEEYHAYLDEYGDKFVAGIGADAIKELLSRIDVDAEARIIRQKIQEKEKISDKRILKRLEVLEAFRDSGNRPEWMVLDVVPVIPPELRPMVQLEGGRFATSDLNDLYRRVINRNNRLKRLLALKAPEIIVRNEKRMLQEAVDALFDNSRRKRTVKGKGNRPLKSISDMLKGKQGRFRQNLLGKRVDYSGRSVIVVGPELKYHEMGLPKKMALELFKPFIMKRLVDLDLAPNIKSAKKKVEAEEKEVFDVLETVVKEHPVMLNRAPTLHRLGIQAFLPILVEGKAIKLHPLVCHAFNADFDGDQMAIHVPLTPKAQLEVWMLMLSPHNILNPANGHPICGPTQDIVLGIYYLTSELPSEAGVPLKSFANLEEVTYAIDRGVIEYRTKISVLHQGKILETTPGRLIFNTVLPEGYPYVNRALSDKETNRIIAEVYEKYGPAQTVLMLDDIKKLGYRYATIFSPTISIEDIRVSPGKVTLVGDANKEVERADGEYRKGIITNEERKKKVIEIWTKTNDLITDSMFKELEKDKGGYNPVFIMAASGARGSKQQIRQLAGMRGLMAKPSGEIIELAIRSNFREGLSVLEFFISTHGARKGLADTALKTADAGYLTRRLVDISQDVIVAEDDCQTEECITLGTVKEGENVIVSLSDRVFGRYTAENIVDPVSEDIVYPKSTLITREVGQKLENLGYEKIKVRSPLTCEARWGICIKCYGMDMARLTPAEIGEAVGTIAAQSIGQPGTQLTMRTFHIGGAASAKVQEKEHKVGYRAIVNAINGRTLSTLDRGIIFTRRGSIVVQRLIQQFKASDLTNLRVEDGQKVDKGELVATLASGENVTSDAPGTIKIENGLFRILGEEAVVPVKTGTTLNVKSTDITEANQALAEFDPYNEIGVTEIEGTAQWVDLEVGKNVRRDEDVKTSNVNYKVIEQRRDKLVPRVVVSSGGTREEYLVPVDAILSVQNGDKVKAGDILFKIPTVAEKTRDITGGLPRVDELFEARRPKDATTLAEMDGKIEDNGEIVKEKRVLYIVPDSEDLDKVKVTIPIGKQLRVRHGDFVKRGDQLDDGNLDPHDILRVKGVTALQVYLVQEVQEVYRLQGVHINDKHIEVVVRQMMRKVLITDSGDTSFVSQQQVDRFMFVEENRRVIAEGGSPAQSVPILLGLTKASLNTESFFSAASFQETTKVLTDAAIKGKTDNLAGLKENVIIGHMIPAGTGMRKYRDVAVFKETYGDLDQPIEVEEEEIPPVIPEDTEN